The proteins below are encoded in one region of Sminthopsis crassicaudata isolate SCR6 chromosome 1, ASM4859323v1, whole genome shotgun sequence:
- the LOC141556424 gene encoding zinc finger protein 10-like yields MGPRRAWSSRAPRTQVQIRVGSKKEIRMDPLTPSTSPPQESVTFQDVAVDFTWEEWGYLDTSQKELYWDVMLENYRNLVCLSLTDSSMDVISELESGEASGIPTGSVLKTIWSDWDTKEPAPKISISGEGLSQPTLSWDDQCISKMEKAWEYYSRLKKEQSNEETYSRQEKVTQIETANEVRASENCKYSQTFRSEPGLFPQQGLSIIVNLHKTRDNERSFPRELVQRQCNQIYSQKNYSEVKHEETFGNDSDDINKHGIYAEKIFYKSSNSFLPNKELPLYQGTLTGKQCSELTTYGKTTCQKTDLTQYTSIPSQNKYKCSECEKSFSLKIKLLQHYSIHIGERPFKCSECGRTFRQKEYLLQHYRIHTGEKPFICSDCGKAFGWSRALTQHMKTHTGEKPYECPECGKIFTQRSILLQHFNIHTGEKPFKCSDCGKAFGWSTALSQHMRIHTGEKPFKCSVCGKAFSSNTGLTRHMRTHTGEKPYICNECGKTFQSSSNLSKHRRTHRNKTS; encoded by the exons ATGGGTCCGAGACGAG CTTGGTCTTCAAGGGCCCCCCGGACCCAGGTGCAGATAAGAGTGGGGAGCAAGAAGGAGATCAGGATGGACCCCCTGACCCCCAGCACCAGTCCCCCCCAG gaATCAGTGACATTCcaggatgtggctgtggacttcaccTGGGAGGAGTGGGGCTACCTGGACACCTCCCAGAAGGAGCTTTACTGGGACGTGATGCTGGAGAACTATAGGAACCTGGTCTGCCTGA GCCTTACAGATTCCAGCATGGATGTGATCTCTGAGCTGGAGTCAGGGGAAGCCAGTGGGATTCCAACAGGTAGTGTCCTAAAAACTATCTGGTCAG actgGGATACCAAGGAGCCAGCTCCAAAGATAAGTATTTCTGGGGAAGGCTTATCCCAACCAACGCTCTCGTGGGATGACCAATGCATTTCCAAGATGGAGAAAGCCTGGGAGTATTATAGCAGATTAAAGAAAGAGCAAAGCAACGAGGAGACGTATTCTAGACAAGAAAAAGTAACCCAAATAGAAACTGCTAATGAAGTCAGAGCCTCTGAAAACTGTAAATATAGCCAAACCTTTAGATCAGAGCCAGGCCTCTTTCCACAACAAGGACTGTCTATAATAGTGAATCTCCATAAAACCAGAGATAATGAGAGGAGCTTCCCCCGGGAGTTAGTCCAAAGGCAGTGTAATCAAATCTATTCACAAAAGAACTATTCTGAAGTTAAACATGAGGAAACTTTCGGTAATGATTCTGATGACATTAACAAACATGGAATTTATGctgaaaaaattttttataaaagttcTAATTCTTTTCTCCCAAATAAAGAACTTCCTCTGTATCAGGGAACTCTTACAGGAAAGCAGTGCTCTGAATTGACTACATATGGGAAGACAACCTGTCAGAAGACAGATCTTACACAATATACTAGTATTCCGagtcaaaacaaatataaatgcaGTGAATGTGAAAAGTCCTTCTCGCTGAAGATAAAACTTCTACAACATTACAGCATTCACATTGGAGAGAGACCTTTCAAATGTAGTGAATGTGGAAGGACCTTTCGCCAAAAGgaatatctcctccaacattataggattcatactggagaaaaaccttttaTATGCAGTGATTGTGGGAAAGCCTTTGGCTGGAGCCGAGCACTGACTCAACATATGAAaactcatactggagagaaaccctatgaatgCCCTGAATGTGGGAAGATCTTTACCCAGAGGTCAATTCTTTTACAACACTTCAACATTCACACCGgcgagaaaccttttaaatgtagtGATTGTGGGAAAGCTTTTGGCTGGAGCACAGCACTGTCTCAACATatgagaattcatactggagagaaaccttttaaatgcaGTGTTTGTGGGAAAGCCTTTTCCTCGAACACAGGACTGACTCGACATATGAGAACTCATACCGGAGAGAAACCCTATATATGCAATGAATGTGGGAAGACGTTCCAGTCAAGCTCTAACCTTTCTAAGCACCGGAGAACTCACAGGAATAAAACCTCCTGA